CGGTTTAcaaggacaacaacaaccgcagcAGATATACGGAATGGACCCCCAGCAGACGTGGCCGATTCAAGGAATAGATGCCACTGTTGCTAGCGCAGCAATGGATACTGCAAGCCAAGACGACAACTGGAGCAATAGCTCTCGCAGCGGCCCAACGGCCCCCACGACTCTAAACGTGGAAGACTGGTATGTCGACCTCCGCCTCTTCGATGAGCCTGCATTTGCTCACCAACTACTTTCCAGGTTCCAATTCTTCGGTATCAACGGCAGCTTCGGCGAAATGGCGGCCTGAGCTAGCTTATTTATGGCTGTACAACATATCTGAATCTGACTTTTTGCTTTCTAGTGTTTTGTTTCCAGAGTGGACATGATAATATTGTGTCATTGCTTCTACAATGACTTTGACTTTTCCGACAGGAGTTATCTTGTCATGATTACTGGGTTATAATGGACGATGTTTTCGATTCTTGCCAATCCTCGCTATGAGACTGTTATCCGTTCGCTGCAGAGGAGGCGATTGTTCATTGCGAAATTATCACCATGTGTCACTGTCTCTTGTTTCGTCCTAGCGAGCGCTGTACGGAAGGCGTACGGCCAGGGAGTACGGATGGCGTGAAGTTCGAGGTCATGTGCATTATGAGAATTGACGGCAGATTTAAATGAGGGTGGTCAATCCTCAATGACTATGTATATAGAAGGAAAAGCTTTCTGTGTCTGCAGTTTATACTCTTTAAGTTCGTTTACAACCACATGTGCTGCCCCAGGTGTCTGTCCATATCTAGTTTAGTCTGGATGACGACATCTCTTTCTTTGCCGAGGGGCCAATCAGCGACTGCGGGTGCGTATGACTAAATTCCATCCATGGAGAATCGACGTCGGGGAATGACTCTTTGGACCAAAATATTAAGACACCACCGCTACTCCTGACCTTGTACATATTTTTGCTCACTAAATTGCCGGGCTCTATTGTCAGAATTGCCCGAGTACCTCAATTTCTACTCATCTCGTCCCCAGCCCTGACCTTTTCCCACTATCTCGTCCTTCCCTCCGGCCCTCCGCGCTTCCCGCCCCCGCAGCGATGTCGGCCTCCAATGTGTTGAAAAAGACATTCCCTCAGGTCGATGCTGAAGGTCACGACCTGCCCCCTTCCCCTGCTCCGTCGAGCCCTCATGGGACCAGACGCTACAATATTGCGACAGAGCTCGTCTATACAGAGAGCAATGACCAGTACAATGCCAGCAGTGTCCCGATCTACCAGGTACAACCACACCCCTTGCTATACCAATAATTCGCCGATAAAGCTAATTGCCGCATCTAGAGCGCAACCTTCAAGCAGTCATCACacgagggaggaggagagtaTGACTACACCCGGTCGGGCAATCCAACTCGCACACATCTCGAACGACACCTAGCCAAGGTCATGTCGGCGCAGCGCGCCCTCGTCGTATCCTCCGGAATGGCAGCTTTGGATGTGATTACTCGTCTTCTCCGGCCCGGTGATGAGGTTGTCACTGGTGATGACCTGTATGGCGGAACTAACCGACTCCTCAAATACCTCTCGACCAACGGTGGCATTATCGTTCACCACGTTGACACGACTAACCccgagaaggtgaaggaagTTCTGTCTGAAAAGACCGCCATGGTGCTCCTGGAGACGCCGACAAACCCGCTCATCAAGATCGTTGATATCCCTACAATTGCTACTGCGTCGCACGAAGCCAACCCCGGGGCTCTGGTTATCGTGGATAACACCATGATGTCCCCGCTTCTGCTCAACCCTCTCGATCTCGGTGCGGATATCGTTTATGAGAGTGGAACAAAGTATCTGTCCGGCCACCACGACCTCATGGCTGGAGTCATTGCAGTCAACGACGCCAGCCTCGGCGagcggctcttcttccccatcAATGCGTCCGGCTGTGGTCTATCGCCATTCGACTCATGGCTGCTCATGCGCGGAGTCAAAACACTCAAGGTCCGCATGGACCAGCAGCAATCAAACACACAGCGAATTGCAGAGTTTCTGGAATCGCACGGATTCAAGGTCCGCTACCCCGGACTGCGGTCACACCCTCAATATGACCTCCACCACTCCATGTCCCGGGGATCTGGGGCCGTGCTCTCGTTTGAGACTGGTGATGTCTCGGTCAGTGAGCGCATTGTTGCGAACGCGAAGCTGTGGGCTATTAGCGTTAGTTTTGGCTGTGTCAACAGCTTGATCAGCTTGCCTTGCCGGATGAGCCATGCCAGTATCGATGCCAAAACGCGAGCGGAGCGCGCGATGCCCGAGGATTTAATCCGGCTGTGCGTTGGTATTGAAGACGTAGATGATCTCATTGATGACCTGCAGCGAGCGGTAAGTTTTTTGAATTGGTCTGGACTGCTTGGCATTTGCTAATATCTATTCTACAGCTGGTGCAAGCGGGCGCTGTTAACGTCACTCTCGATGGCATTGAAGCGAACACGCCACAGGCGGCGTCTGCATAGACGGGGGACTGGAGGGTAAATATGGATTTAAAACTCATTGAACACTTGGCGGGCATGTGGCGTTGGGCGTATGTGTCATAAAACTTGAACTTGATATAATCATTGGTTACTGGTAATAAAGTCCGGGTTGAGATCTCGGGGTAAATCGTAAAGCCGGCATCGGAGCCTGGAACCCGACCGGCCCCGTCTCGTCCGCATCGTCGTTGAGTCGACTAATGAAATCGACGCCAAAAACAAGCCAGTCATCACCTCATCTCTCCAATTTATTTGCCGTGCTTTATCCCTCGTTTATCCTCCATTTCTTCCGCGATGTTATAGAGCTTTAGTCGCAGCTAATTAGTCTGTTTCTTCTCATTTTGCCGTTTCTACTTCTTTAGACTTTGTCTCAATCTCCGGCGGCATTCCGGAAGTCTATTTGTTCATCGTGTCTGCAGATAGCTGCGATCATGTCGCGAACCCTGTCCCCAGATGCAGCTCTCCCCATTCCATCGCGGGATAAGAAATGGAATACCAATCGGTTAGGAGCGCGACTCGGAGTCGACGTCGTCAGTGCCGCAACAGCTGGTGCCCTGACGTGTCCCGTCATCACTGTGATTGATCGGTAAGccggcttcggcttcatctGAATCCCAAATTAAACCGAACAGCAGCTAACGAACTGTTGATTTACAGAGCCATCATTGAAAAGGCGGCAAAGGGAGTCCCAATCCGCCAAACAATCACGTCCTCCTTCCGGTCGATCCTCTCAAAACCGTCGGGTTTCTTTCTCGGCACGCCCTTCCTCCTTATCTACACATTATACACGTCAACCTACCTGACGGCGAACACAATTGATACAGTCACTTCGACGCTGAAAGATAAACCCTTCTCGACTGTGTTCCCAGACACCGCAAAGTTCCTCACAACGACCGCCGTGAACATGGGGATATGCGTTTACAAAGACGCGCGGTTCGCAAGGTTATTCGGCGCAAACCCACAACCGGCCCAGCCTCAAGGCACATCATCGACGAACGGGCCTTCCTCAACAGtaccaacaagaacaacaccCCCAGCATCATGTCATCCTTCCAGCGCGGGCGGAGCACCAAAAGTACCCAAGATCTCATACACCCTGTTCTGTCTCCGCGACAGCATCACaatcttcgcctccttcaaTATCCCTGCCTACATTGCGCCGTCAATACCGGACGCCGTCGCCGCAACGCCCGGGATGAAGGCCGCTATTGCGCAGTTCAGCTGTCCGGCGCTCATGCAGTTCGCGAGTACGCCGATGCATCTGCTCGGGTTGGATTTGTATAACCGACAACCACCCGGTGGGCTGGGGTGGCGGGAACGAGCGTCGAGGATAAGAAGGGACTATGTGCCGAGTTGTTTTGCGCGGATGGGGAAGATTGTTCCTGCTTATggagttggtggtgttgttaaTGTCAGGATGAGGGCTGAGTTGATGGGTTATCTTGAGGGGTTAGAGGCGTAAGCCTCTCTATatcttttccctttttttttttcacttTATTTGACGAAATTTGGGGGTTTCATGTGGTTGACTATTTACGACGACACTCCACTCACTCATAGATGGCGTTTTGGGGCTGACGAGGGCGTTTTGGGATTTTGCTGGTTCGGTTTACTGGGTAACGATAGATCTAGATCTTGTTTAATTATGCCACTATGGCAATTCACGGAATAATACCTAGCATGGATCTCGCATTCTACGATCTCGTCTGTTTCTTGATACTAAGATGAGTCAGGACATCCCCTGTTTCCCCAGACTTTCTTGGCCTTCGCCACTGCCGGAGTAATTGGGCCTTTTCCACGGTTCCGCTCTGTAGTTCCCCGACCATCGGGCGAGAACGGATGGAATATCGGGATTTCCTCTCCTGGGCAGTTGCATGAGCTACTTAGGGCTCCGGTGTGGCGTTACTTTCCATTCCTATGTAAGTGAGTTGAAGACTGTACGCCGTATACCTCAAGTGTGAAGACTCGCTGGAGTCAATCCGGGCGAACCCCGGGTAAACCTGTTGATATGCATCTATGGCTGCGGGGGAGCTCCAGAAGAGACGCGGAGACGACCCTTGATCGGCGGAATATTGGAGACCACAAGGAATTGCTGCTGGCGTTTACACTTGAATAGGCAGTTGGCGCAATTGTGCAGGTTTGGTCTGCACGCTGCAGCATCGAGATCGACATCCGATGGATGCTCTTGCTGGCTGATGAGTGCGTCGACCGGCAAGGCGGGCCGGAATGCCTGGTTGAATGGATCTAGTGGATTTGAAGCTGAAGTGCATGAGTATTGGTCTTCCTAATGGTTGGATGAGACCGCACTGTCCGTATCGTGAACTGGGGAAAGCTGCGTTGAAAGTGCCCTTGTCCAGCCCTTACTGCCAACTCCACCGTTATCAATGCGCTGCCTTTCCCTTCCTTTTACCGCAAGAGATCAACAGAGTCAGAGTCTCCTCGCCTGCAGAGTTAAACTGTAAACACCTGCGCTTATGCTATCCAGCCACTGCTATTGCTACCTGGGGTTGGAGAGCTGTAGAATGGAAACTATAAAGACCTCGTCAAATCCTCCCGCCAATATACTGAAAATAAACTGTGAGTTGCCATGAGCTTACCATGGCCTTCCTCCACTGGTTCCTATTCCTCCTCGCGACCACAGCCACAACTGCAAACTACAGCAGCGACTATGACTATATCATAGTCGGTGGCGGCACAGCCGGACTAACAGTCGCCAACCGACTATCAAAAGACCCTTCGGTCTCGATTCTGGTCATCGAACCGGGTCAAGCCGAGTTCGACAACCCCGATGTCACCGATATCTCGCGTCTCGCATATACATACGACAGTCCAATCGACTGGGCCTACGAGACCACCAAACAGTCCTTTGGGGGTCGACGCCAGATCATGCGTGCTGGAAAGGCTCTAGGCGGGACTAGCGTTATGAATGGTGCGTCCGTCTGCTGTGTCTATATCTGCCAGTTAACTGACCGTGTAAACTATTAGGAGCGGCATACGTCCGCGCAGAAAACACCCAACTTGACGCTCTCCGGGACTTCAAGATTGCGGACTGGACATGGGAATCTCTCTTCCCTTACTACCTCAAGAGTGAGGCTCTGCGCACTCCAAACAAGACACAGGTCGATGCGGGCGCGCCTGTAATCCCTTCCTACCACGGCCACGACGGGCCGGTGCAAGTTGGATTTATGGATATGCGCAAGCAGTATAGTGACCTTCCGTCGATTCTTAACCGTACACTGGCATCCATGGGTGTTCCGTGGAATGGGGACCTGAATTCTGGTACTATGCGTGGATTCTCGATGCATCCGTATACCGTCGATGAGCGGAATGTGCGCAGTGATGCTGCGACGGCGTATTATCTGCCTGCTGCAAAGAGAGGGAATCTGGAGGTCATGTTTAATGCGTCTGTTGAGAGGATTGTATGGGGCGACCGAGTCGACCAGGAGGAAGGCCTTGTTGCGAAGGGGGTAGAGGTTTATGGATCAGATAAAGACGGAAGAAAGCAAGTGGTGAATGCACGGAAAGAGGTGATTCTAGCTGCTGGTGCGATGAAGTCGTCTGCTATCCTGGAACTGTCTGGCGTTGGAAATCCAAGGTCTGTATCCTCCTTCTATAAAAGCCAGACGCATCCATTCTCACGCAGGTATATGTAGAGTCCTCCAAAAACACGGAATCCCCGTCCAGATCAACCTGCCCAGCGTGGGCGAGAACCTACAAGACCAACTCAACACCTCCTTCGTTCTCACCACCAAAGTCCCCATAACAGGAACCCGCACAGTCGCTTTCGTCTCAGCATCCGACCTCTTCGGCGCGTCGACAGAATCCATCGCGGCCTCCATCCACGCCCAAATCCCAAAGTATGCTGAAGCAACCGCCAACGAAACAAACGGGGCAATGACGAGGGAAACCCTGCAGCGGCTGTTCGAAAGCCAGCATGATCTGATGTTTGACAAGGGCATTCCCGTTGGCGAGTTCGTCTTTATCCTGGATGGCCCCGGTCAACTCCACGTTGGATACTGGGGTCTTCTCCCCTTTTCAAGGGGCAGTGTCCATGTTACCTCGAGGGATCCGCGGGCCTCACCGACGGTTAACCCGAACTATGGAATGTTGGGCTGGGACATTCAAGTCCAGATCGCGATGTCCAAGTTCCTGCGCAGGATGTTCCGGAGTGGTGAGTTAGGCCAGCTAATCGATACCGAGACGGTGCCGGGGTTGGACTTTATCCCAGATGATGCATCAGATGAGGCGTGGATGGAGTGGATAGGAGAGCAGTGTATGTGGAATCCTTCTATACTCCCAGTTGGCATTCACTGATTGAACAGATACCCCGAATTACCACGCCATTGGAACCACGTCTATGCTGCCCCGAGAGATGGGAGGGGTGTTGGATACACGCTTAAAAGTCTATGGGACTCGCAATGTGCGCGTTGTTGATTCTTCTGTCTTTCCTGTTCAGCTTTGTGGTCATCCTACGGCCAATATCTACGCGGTGGGCGAGTGGGTTGCTGATGTGATCAAGGAGGATGGCTGTAATACACTACTTTAAAAAGTAGTTATCTTGATTTTGGATAGTAAAGAATAGCAGGAGGTAATTGGTTGGTACATTGGTCTGGCTTGGGGGCTTGGTGATTGCTTAAGGagcttatttatatttatagcacACTCTGACGTCGAAACATCCGGGATGGGATTTATCGGATTGAGCCAGATTCTCGATACAAAATAAGTTGCAGTCGGATAGACTGATATCTGGCTGAGTAGAGCCCGGACGAATTGACTCCCGAGCAGTGAACTGGGCAACCAATCAGGTTGCATAAAAGGTTCAACAAGTAAAGAAGCGGCTTAACCTGATTGGGGAGCATTCTGCGCGGGCAGTGAAGCCATCATGGCTGGCCTGCTTATAAGAAGGTCTGCATGCCAGGATAGATTCTCATTCCGTATACACCGTCCTGGGTTCAATCTAGCCAAAACAATCAATCCCGTCAATTATCGCCAAAATGCACAAACCAACAGTCGCTTTCTTCGGCGCCACTGGTGGCTGCACCCTCGCCTGCCTTGTGCCCGCTCTCCAAGCAGGATACAACTGCGTCGCCTGTACGTCCACCTCTTTACCAGAGAATCCATTATCTAGTACCAAATATtaactctatatatatagtggCTCGCACACCCAAGAAACTCACCGACCTCCTCACCACGCGCGGAATCCCCCCGGCGACGCTCTCCGCACAGCTAACCCTAATCGAAGGCTCCGCATCCgacctcaacgccatcacccAAACCCTCTTCCCAGCAAACCTGCCCCCAGCCTCAATGATCATCTCCGGCGTTGGCGGCGCCCCAGACTTCTCGCAGCCTCTCTCGCCCAAATTCGTCGGCAAGACGATCTGCCAGGACACCGTCCGCAACATCCTCGAGGTTCTGCGCGAGCACAAGCACGAGCACGAGGAGAAACAGAAGCCCAAGCCTGTCCTCGtggccatctcctccacAGGACTGACAAAGGAGCGCGATATCCCGCTTGCCATGGTCCCGCTGTATAACTGGATGTTGAAGATCCCGCACGCGGACAAGAGAGTCATGGAGGGGCTTATCTTTGAGGAAGTTGCCCGGCCCGAGGCTGAAAAGGTCATTTCGGACTATGTGGTGATCCGGCCGAGCTTTTTGACGAGTGGGGCGAGTcagagggagaaggtgcGCGTGTTGAAGGGCCAGGGCGAGGGTCAGAATACGGCGGTTGGCATCTCTTGTCCGTTTGTTGGGTATACGATTTGTAgggaggatgttggcggGTTTATGTTTGGGttggtggaggggttggatgggGGGAAGGCTGGGAGGGAGTATTATAGTAGCGTTGTTTCTATTTCGCACTGATGCGTTGATATGATTGTTCTGTGATATCAGGGTGGCGGGCGTTTGGATATGTTTATAGATACTTGATAGTTGAATGTCAACCACAAACATGCGCTGTCTCTCCACGTATCGGCTCTTCTGCAGTAGTCTCCCAGGATCCTGCTGGAAGTGCTTGTATCTGGGAAGACCGTCGCCATTCATTCTCCACTGCCTGCTTACAGGCCACCTTCTCCTGATCCCATCAGGGAAAATGAATAGTTTGGGACCGGATGCAACGGCCCCATAGATCCCAGTCACACTCCCAAACAACCAGTACCCCCTGCTGCAGCCGGTCATCCAGCAAGTGAAGCAGTGCCTGTCTAGGAGACGAGCGCCACGTGGAAGCGTAAAGTAATCGGCCCAGATAGGCCCGTAGTCACCTCAAACGAAGTCCTTCAGACAtagaggatgaggaagagccagGATTGATGAATAGACATGCTGCTCTATACCATAACAAGTAAGCATATATGCAAGTGATCAACTGCTTTTAAAGTATGAGTTCTATCAAGTCTAATCTACGATTCTCACTGGTTGTTGCACTTCATTGGCCAAACTGCATTGAGCCCTAATCCTGAATTGCAAGCCCTACGCCAAAACAAGCTTCTCTAGATAAAACTAGCTGCACTCGCTGAAAAGTGTTTCTCATGGCCTTGTGTTACTTTACCTGCCTAGCTTGTCATAATAGGCTGCCACAAGGCCAAGTAGCTGCCTGTTTATGTTCACAATTCACAGCCGGAAAGTGTTGTCCAGTGAGCGAGCAGCAGTGAATTTTCACAATAAAGAACTGGAGCTCCTTACTATATTATGTATTCGATTCTCTCCATGTTCACTGCTCATTACTGAAGCCAATAAGCGATGTAGTCTGCTTTGCCGCTAAACTACTTCTATACAGAATGTAGATACTCTGTGAAGAGAATTATGAAGTGTTCTTGGCCCTGGTATCTGGACTTGCTATATCAATCCTCTTTTATCAAACATTGTCTCCTTTCCTCTCTGTTCCTCTGGACTCTCGCTGATGACTATAACAGTTTCtgctcctgcagcttccacTCAGCAtatcatcctcttcaccagGTTCTTTTCTCTGTTCGAGATGTACGGCAAGCGAGGCAGGCTCAACAGGGTGCCAACCAAAAACAAGATGCCCACACGCCCTGCAAAGAAGTCGGTTCTTCCAAGCTATCCCACGTATATGCACACGACGCTCCAACTAACTGCTGTCTTCAGGCAACTCCCCCCCAGCATTGTCACTAGTCCATTCTTCCCTAATATATTTGCACCCTTGCTCGCACTGGATCCTCACCCCGCCAGTCTTCCCAATGGTCCTGATCAGCTATGGGCCAGGATGTCGACCCTCACCAAGACTCACTATCCCAAACCCGACGACGCAGTCCTTGCAGCCCGTGCGTCTCAGAACATAAGGAGTACAACCCTCGAGGTCCTAAATGCCGGAATCAGCCGGTGTTTCGAGAAAGGCCCCAACCAGGTCTTCCTCATATTCCACAGTCTATTCGACGCCGCCATGAAGGGGGAAACGGACGTCAACGGGGATCCCTGGGCACCGCCTGATGAGGTCAAGGTCGATCTGAGTCGATGGCTTTATACCTTCTCGCCCACCCACGTCCTCGATACCGCTAGGATATATAcagtcctcatcatcctgctCGCCTGCAAAGGTGATTCTCAGTCCCTTATCGCTGCCACCAGATTTCTCGCCCCAACCCCCGAGCTCTTCCTCTCAATGAACGATATAAAACACCACCCCTCTGCCGATCTCACTGCCCTCTTCAACAGAGCCAAAAAGGCCGCGGTTGACGGTAAAATTGGCAAGACAACGGTAATACCCGTGCATCTCGTCGACGTGGAGCTCGTCCGGATTGCAAAGATGAACCTCCCAACAGGAGACTACCCAACCTTCGAACACTGCTTCGTCATTGGCGTCGCCCGTGAAGGGTGGCGCCTCTACCAGGCCTGGGGGACCCCCAACAAACGGCGCGGATTCAGGCTTGACGAGTGGATAATGGCAGATGGGAACCGGGTCCGGTCGTGGGAAGAAGGCAAGAAATGGATGCGTTTGTTCGAGCGATTTGTCGGTAAGAGAGGGGACTGGACTGAAGAACTTAATGAGATTTACAGAGACCTCTTTATTCCCCACATGAAGGACTCTGCAAAGAGAAGGGGACTTTCCAATTTGGTCATCCTTCACTTTCGGCCCCATGTGCGGGCTTTTGGACCTATGGATGTCGCCATTGAAGATATTCAGAAGTTCAGGATTGTCGAGCAGACCGATActcagacccagacccagtcccagtccaCTCCCAGGCCGGAAAGTCCAACTGAATCAAAATCTGCTGGTTCTTTATCCATGACCTGTGAACAAGCTGAGGAGTGGTACAAATCCACCTACGGACCCGTTGATACCACGACATCTGGCTCACAAGACCCGTCCATCTACGCCTCACTTACAACAGAGTCGACTACTGACGCTGCAAAATCGGCTAATTCTTCCGCTGAAAAGGCCAAAGATAAACCACCCCGTGGATTCTTTGGTCCCACTGGGCTTCCTGTGTGCGCGTGCTGTGTGAAACCTGTTAAGGGAGCCTCTACCAGACCCGCCACCCAACCTTCCGCCAAAACGGTTGCAAAGGCCAGTGCAAAGGCTGCCGGTAAAGCCCCGGTTAAggatatatcttctatcGAAGCTGAGACAGACACACCTGCTTATGATGACAtcgatggtgatggtgatggtgatgctgattCGGACACGACAATCTTTATCGACCACGATTTCTACATCAAGACCAGGATTCCTGTTGGGGCTGGAGCCTTTTATAATGGCGAAGGACCATCCCCGGTTGATACCTCACACGAATCTCTCAGCACTGCTCTTGCCAACGTGGATGCTGAAATCGATTCTGCGCTTGGTGTTGCCAAAGCTAATATCAATACTATTCCCCAGTATGGGACTTTTTGCAGCGATAGTGGTGCAGTTGAGCCTGAtgtccaagccctaactgaAACCATGTCGGAGTTGGATATTAAATCTGAAGCTGTCAGCAATGCCGAACTTGAATCCCCAGGCAATGCTTCTCCCAGGTTCAATGCGGAGGTCGAACCGGTGTTGAATCTGGCCAGAACCAAGCTGGATGGGATTCGAGATTACAGCTCCCATTTCGGCTTTCGGGGTCTTCCTCCCTTTCGTGTGGCAGACAATACTAAGTCTTGTCCCCAGTCTGATACTGGTGTAGACATGCAAGTTGGCGTTGAATCTAAGGGTGAAGTTGTTTCTGCCGGAGTCGATACTGCTCTTGATCGAGTTGAGATCGAGCCTCCTACTACAGTCACTTccaacatcgacatcgaagttgaagccgaagctgagCCTGATATCGACGTCGGCGCCAGTGTTGGTAGTATTGCTGGTGTCGACACGGAAACGGTCATAAAAGCTACTTCTGAACCTGATGCCAAGGCAGACCTGGGACTGGATACTGAGCCCGAGACTGAAGTTCTTGCTGAGGCGGAATCTCCTGTCAAGTCTCCTTCCAAAGTCGATTCTGGTGTCGAAGTAGACACTGCAGACGTTGAAGCTTCTATTGACAAGACTCCTGCTCAAGTCGAGACAGATCTTCCTGTTACGGCTCCCTCTGGATTCAGTACCGAAGAGAAGGCTGAAGCCGCAGTTGATGTTAAATCGGAGCAGCCTGTCATCGAGAAATCTTCTGAGCTCGACATCAGCGCCGCTGACTCTGCAGATGTCAAGCCCCACGTCGCTGTCGAGACTTCTGCCCATCTTCCAGTCAAACCTCCTATCCCAGCTTCCTCTAAAGCCAAATCTAGAGGTAGATCCAGAAGGAAATCCGCAGCCAATACCTCAAACAGGGCCATTCCCAAAGTTAAAACTACAGTCAAGCCGCCACCCAAAGTCAACATCCCTGCTAGGTGGAAGCTCACGCCCATCCCGGAGCAGGACGAACACCGCCAGCCTACCTCAGAAGATGAATCAGATGGAGGGGTATCTCTCAATGTGCACGACGGCTCGGAAAGTAGATTCCAGGAGCTGAACTTAGGGGTTGCAAGATGGGAAACAAGCAGAGCCAGTCACGCTGGGAGAGCGAGAATGAACCAGAGACGTGATTACATGCAGGCGTTTAATCTTGCGGGTCCGGCTTGGAATGCGGAGTTGGATAGATTTAGAATGGGATTAAGGGCTTATAATTGGTAAACTTCTCTGCAAGGGATTGGGATGTTTGTCGAATATCAGGAATATGCTCGATATGTAGATAATCTTGCATAGGATAGTAGAAGCTTTTAACAGTTCATTGGAgcaaaataaataaagttgAGGTATCTCTGAAATCTGGATCTTATAACACCAACTCTCAGTCCCAATGCCAGTCCCAATGTCTCTCCGCTTCAATATACATGATAAACAATAAAATCCCATCTCACCATCTGAAAGCCACTTGGTTAGCCAACATCCATATAAAATAGCAGTAAGGGTAAGAAAAGGGAAACTTACGAAAAACTCTCCGAATGCAAATAAACGTCTCCCCCAGAACCACCGCGTAGGATTCTCTCCTGCTCAAGCGCAGCCGCATTCCTCACATCATTCAGCATAGACGCAGGACCGCAGACGAATAGCGCAACACGCTTTCCGACGCCAGACTCTGTGGAACTGGCAACAACCCGTGGGAGGTTCGGCCGTCCTTTGGCGAAGGCATTAGCGCTGGTGTTCGCGTTCTCGTCGGCATTATGTGTCTCCGAGAGAGCTTcagatgacgaggagatcGGTTCAACCGATTCTTCTGGTTTGGAT
This is a stretch of genomic DNA from Aspergillus puulaauensis MK2 DNA, chromosome 8, nearly complete sequence. It encodes these proteins:
- the STR3 gene encoding cystathionine beta-lyase STR3 (COG:E;~EggNog:ENOG410PHQJ;~InterPro:IPR006238,IPR015424,IPR000277,IPR015421, IPR015422;~PFAM:PF01053;~go_function: GO:0003824 - catalytic activity [Evidence IEA];~go_function: GO:0004121 - cystathionine beta-lyase activity [Evidence IEA];~go_function: GO:0030170 - pyridoxal phosphate binding [Evidence IEA];~go_process: GO:0019346 - transsulfuration [Evidence IEA];~go_process: GO:0071266 - 'de novo' L-methionine biosynthetic process [Evidence IEA]), coding for MSASNVLKKTFPQVDAEGHDLPPSPAPSSPHGTRRYNIATELVYTESNDQYNASSVPIYQSATFKQSSHEGGGEYDYTRSGNPTRTHLERHLAKVMSAQRALVVSSGMAALDVITRLLRPGDEVVTGDDLYGGTNRLLKYLSTNGGIIVHHVDTTNPEKVKEVLSEKTAMVLLETPTNPLIKIVDIPTIATASHEANPGALVIVDNTMMSPLLLNPLDLGADIVYESGTKYLSGHHDLMAGVIAVNDASLGERLFFPINASGCGLSPFDSWLLMRGVKTLKVRMDQQQSNTQRIAEFLESHGFKVRYPGLRSHPQYDLHHSMSRGSGAVLSFETGDVSVSERIVANAKLWAISVSFGCVNSLISLPCRMSHASIDAKTRAERAMPEDLIRLCVGIEDVDDLIDDLQRALVQAGAVNVTLDGIEANTPQAASA
- a CDS encoding uncharacterized protein (COG:S;~EggNog:ENOG410PHXA;~InterPro:IPR038781); this encodes MSRTLSPDAALPIPSRDKKWNTNRLGARLGVDVVSAATAGALTCPVITVIDRAIIEKAAKGVPIRQTITSSFRSILSKPSGFFLGTPFLLIYTLYTSTYLTANTIDTVTSTLKDKPFSTVFPDTAKFLTTTAVNMGICVYKDARFARLFGANPQPAQPQGTSSTNGPSSTVPTRTTPPASCHPSSAGGAPKVPKISYTLFCLRDSITIFASFNIPAYIAPSIPDAVAATPGMKAAIAQFSCPALMQFASTPMHLLGLDLYNRQPPGGLGWRERASRIRRDYVPSCFARMGKIVPAYGVGGVVNVRMRAELMGYLEGLEA
- a CDS encoding GMC family oxidoreductase (CAZy:AA3;~COG:E;~EggNog:ENOG410PJ6X;~InterPro:IPR012132,IPR036188,IPR027424,IPR000172, IPR007867;~PFAM:PF00732,PF05199;~SECRETED:SignalP(1-18);~go_function: GO:0016614 - oxidoreductase activity, acting on CH-OH group of donors [Evidence IEA];~go_function: GO:0050660 - flavin adenine dinucleotide binding [Evidence IEA];~go_process: GO:0055114 - oxidation-reduction process [Evidence IEA]), translating into MAFLHWFLFLLATTATTANYSSDYDYIIVGGGTAGLTVANRLSKDPSVSILVIEPGQAEFDNPDVTDISRLAYTYDSPIDWAYETTKQSFGGRRQIMRAGKALGGTSVMNGAAYVRAENTQLDALRDFKIADWTWESLFPYYLKSEALRTPNKTQVDAGAPVIPSYHGHDGPVQVGFMDMRKQYSDLPSILNRTLASMGVPWNGDLNSGTMRGFSMHPYTVDERNVRSDAATAYYLPAAKRGNLEVMFNASVERIVWGDRVDQEEGLVAKGVEVYGSDKDGRKQVVNARKEVILAAGAMKSSAILELSGVGNPRVLQKHGIPVQINLPSVGENLQDQLNTSFVLTTKVPITGTRTVAFVSASDLFGASTESIAASIHAQIPKYAEATANETNGAMTRETLQRLFESQHDLMFDKGIPVGEFVFILDGPGQLHVGYWGLLPFSRGSVHVTSRDPRASPTVNPNYGMLGWDIQVQIAMSKFLRRMFRSGELGQLIDTETVPGLDFIPDDASDEAWMEWIGEQYTPNYHAIGTTSMLPREMGGVLDTRLKVYGTRNVRVVDSSVFPVQLCGHPTANIYAVGEWVADVIKEDGCNTLL
- a CDS encoding uncharacterized protein (COG:S;~EggNog:ENOG410PXY0;~InterPro:IPR036291,IPR016040;~PFAM:PF13460), whose translation is MHKPTVAFFGATGGCTLACLVPALQAGYNCVALARTPKKLTDLLTTRGIPPATLSAQLTLIEGSASDLNAITQTLFPANLPPASMIISGVGGAPDFSQPLSPKFVGKTICQDTVRNILEVLREHKHEHEEKQKPKPVLVAISSTGLTKERDIPLAMVPLYNWMLKIPHADKRVMEGLIFEEVARPEAEKVISDYVVIRPSFLTSGASQREKVRVLKGQGEGQNTAVGISCPFVGYTICREDVGGFMFGLVEGLDGGKAGREYYSSVVSISH